A region from the Methanobrevibacter oralis genome encodes:
- a CDS encoding energy-converting hydrogenase B subunit P, translating to MKFVMRPYHILSLGGYIVEWDFPYRNLIIVNKISEPIKIEIPVFHEEWIEEHRDLGLDVIPVKKDDNYLSMWKKAHAELDKIRPKNERL from the coding sequence TTGAAATTTGTTATGAGGCCATATCACATATTAAGTCTTGGGGGTTATATTGTTGAATGGGACTTCCCTTATAGGAATCTTATTATTGTAAATAAAATATCTGAACCCATAAAAATTGAAATTCCGGTTTTTCATGAAGAATGGATAGAAGAACATAGGGATTTAGGTCTTGATGTAATTCCTGTTAAAAAAGATGATAATTATTTAAGCATGTGGAAAAAAGCACATGCCGAACTAGATAAAATCAGGCCAAAAAATGAAAGATTATAG